GCTTTTCGAGTTTTCTTGGCTTCTGGCACGGCTTTGCCATGGTGTTTATCTGAAGCATGTCTGCCTCCATCGTTATCCCAAACTAATCGTTGCCCAGGCAGTTAAAACTTTTTCCAGATCTCAGGACTCCATAAACTGTTGGAACGGGTACTCAAACGGTCAAAAGTTGGCTGTTGATCGACGTGAGCTTTTGAGTGGCAGTTCCAGTCAGCGATCGGAAGTGAAGAGCATCTCTTTCTTTGGACCTGGCAGTATCCCCCGAAAAGTTTTATGTGGCTTAAGACGGCTGCATCGGATCATTTAACATGCAAACACCGCCAAGCTGCTCGTCACGGGTCACTGCGCCTTTTCGGCGGCGGAGGACGATCTGGTTGGGTGGTAAGGATGCCAGGACAAAAGTTCTACCTGGAAAAGAAGTTTTATGTATCCAGGAAGTATCCCTCGTCACATATTTTAAACTTTGTCGTTTTGACAATGGGTAAGGCCACTGTTCCCTTCTCTTGGGTTGCATTCTggcggttttttttggtttattttatttaaaaaaaaattatttatCATGCCTCCTATGCTGCAAATCTCTTCTTTTGGCCTAGCTATTCTGACCTCAAATGCCAAGCAACAGTGGGGGATTCGCAGGATAATCTTATTTGGGtaggggttgtgggggtgAGTTCTAGAGGATGAACTTGGCTTGACGAAATAACATCCTGGGTTTAGTATTTAGTGATACCATAGCCAGGAACGAGGGATGTAGCATTGTACCAAGATAACGTGTCGCTCTTTCTGATGAAACAGATTTCTATCTAAGCTGCATTCCAAGGCAATATGAAAGAATAGAGGCCTGAGGCAAATCGATAGTCACCACGGCCTTGAGTTAGGCCCGAATGTAGACCTTTGTCTAAGGTATGCTTCAACATCCATTCCTTGCACCTTGCAAACTTGTGTGTCAAGTATACCTAGGCATGTAAGGCAGACTGTCCCATACTGGTAAGAAATGTTAGCGTCTGTCAGTCGGTATATTACAATGCTATAACAAGGGGGTCCGCGTCAAGGCGGAATGAAATGCATGAAAGTGTAAGCTACGTACGGAAGGCAAGAAAATTCATTGTTGAAAATTCAAAACAAATTGGCTCTCATTGAACCTTCCCGGTGCTTGTATGTCATACTGAGCTGAATAATAGCGACACCCAGAGTGAGAATGCCCACCGCAGTGACGACGATGTTTAAGATGACCTGAAAGTCGACTGCTGCACCGTGGTGGATGTCTGATCCCGAGGCTGGATTTGTTGTATAGCTTGACTGTTGGATATCCAATGGCTGAGGCTGAGCTGTAGGCATTGTGATGACTGACCCAGATGATATTGAAACGCGTTGATGTTTAGCAGTGACCAAGTGTTGCCCGGTCACGAACAATTGGAAGGAAAGATTGCGAGGTTTGGGGGTCAAAGTAATAGGGAGTTGATGCTAGTGAAGACCAGTTCCGGGTGCCAGTAAGAGAGGCTTAGGACAAGCGTGACCAAGGGATGAAATACTGGGGATGGGCAatgagagaggaaggggccCTATATAAGGTAGAGCCTGGTGAAAAAGGGTACGACAAAACCTTAGGGTTCTGATATGCTTGAGCAGAGGGATGGTGAAAATTCATGCTGAAGTGGTTGTAAAACTTTCTGCCCGACATGTTGGCTGCAGCATGTTTGTGCTGTCACTCGAATGAGCGATGTAGTTTCTGGGGCAGTGTTGAAGCATGGAAAGCTTTCTCTGCAATTGACATCGCGTCGAGGGAAAGTGTTCAAGCTTCAAACCCGATTTATCCTAAAATTATGATCATTCAAGAGTCGGTGGGTGACTGCGGATCGATGCGCACATGCAATACTGGCGTAAAACTTCTGAAAAACTTCCGAGCCCCTGTTGCGACAGTCGCGGCGTCCTCAGCTGCAATCATGCCCCACTTGCGGCTTGGAAAGCTGGATCTCAACATCAATATCAAGTTGTCAAGTTGTCAGCATCGGGTTAGATCCATGTTCTCTTCATGTGCCGTCTGTGAGGTGAGAAGTTTCTTTTCGAAGCTCCAGATGTCGTTGATGATTGAAAGCTGCTTCGAGCAGTTCATGTCAACGGGGCGGGCGAGGTCGAGGTCCGGTAAGGGATAGACAAGCCCATTTTGAAGCGCATCAGTGCCGCGAGGAGTCTGATGATGCCAATGCGATGTCAATATCAGTAAAAATGTTAGCTCATGCTTGGAAAGCAAACATACCCTTTCCCGATATCGCGTTCCCGGTATTCGAGGTACTCCTTCAGGCCCATCGGCTTGGTGCGTGCCTTGTCTGTCTGCGCACGCATAAAGACAAAGACGGGCTCGAGGATGTCGTTCGCCATCCAACGGTCGTGCGCCCGCATGCCTTCCCACAAGTCGTATGTGATGTACTCAACCGGGATGGAGCGGTCACGCGGTATGTCCCCTCCGCGCATCAGAGGCATGAGACGAGCGTTGTAGGCCTCCCTTTCGGCGAGGGACATGTGCTCGAGCAGATCTGAGTTAATCCAAGGTAATCTTTAGCTAGGTAATGCCCAATGGCCTGGAAAAGGAGAACCTGCCATCAACGAGAAACAAAACTGTCAACAACCGACAGGCAAAATGGATCCGGTCGTCCAGCGCCATGGGGAAATAGAGGCACGTCACGCGCGAGAAACCGGCGCCGACAAATCTTTTTCGGCTTCGCGCGTCGGGAAACGGCCAGTGCTTGAGGAAGTAGTCGTCTACCTCTCTGGCTACTACGTCCACTAAGGGGTGACTAGGGCCTTgaagttggaggttgggatgcCACTGTCGACAAAGGAATTGATTTCAAGTTTGTTCACATGCTCCTGTTCATTTGAAGCCGGGACTGGCAGTTGCGCCTAGgctgtgatggtgaggattcCGGTGGTTTTCATGATGCTTGTTGGACGTCgaagataggtaggtaggtaagcagGAGAGCAGGGGTAATGGTTGAAAGTTTGAGAGACAATAAGGTAGCTTCCCGTGAACTTCAGGTCAGACGTCTGTTTTAttactacctacctacctataaATGGGAGCATAATTCATTACTAAACATTCTGCAGCCAAAGGAAAAGATATGACTACCTGGTATTTCGGCAAACTACCTTACCGTTTGACTTGTTGTTGCACCAACTTCCAAGTGAATAAGCTGGGCTTGCATCATCTTGAGTCCGAATCAATAAATGTCAGGCATGTAAGATCAGATAGCTGGAACCACGCAATCAAGATCAATACATAGGTTGCACAGAGCAATTCCTGGGAACGATATCATCGCGCCCTCTTGTGGTTGTACCGAGCTGTCCAGTTATAATCCAAAACAAGTCCGAGTAGAATGCCAAACATGGTCAGGTTGCCAATATTTGCGAGATCTTTTGATGTAATGCGATGCAGCTACTATTTTGGTGTTGCACAAAAATAGTGCAACTTCACCACGCCAATGCTGTGGACTGAAAGTATGACCCCAAGATTTGGGAGCCCATATTAAGGTACCTAGCAGATAGCTATCTCCCCAAGTTCTGCGATATCACCCAACTCATGCCTGATTTGTATACAGTCACAGACCGCTTTGTGCGCTCCAAATCTTTGCATCACAACACCCTCCGCTTACCTGCTGGTAGAGCACGGCATAGGCACCTTACTCAACCCTCAGAATGGAGTCCATCACTCTCATCGGCGCGGGCACGTTGGTGGAGCGCCTGCCATCCCAGCTTTTATCGGGTCTggccaccatcttcatccttgGTGTTAGTATTCCTTGCTTCCCATACCGGGAGGTGCTTAAAGTTCTGACAATACAAACACAGGTCCTAACACTCATCGTCACCAGGGCAATCTACAATGTCTACTTCCATCCCCTTTCCAAGTTCCCTGGTCCCTTGTACTGCGCCATTAGTGACGTGTGTCACCCAGTAACCTTCTTCAATGTCCCTGGGAAATAAACTGATACAGCCAGCAGATTCCCCATTGCTTGTGGTTTCTAGGAGGACGCCAACCATACAAAATTCTTGAACTTCATAATCGTTACGGTACAGTGAGATCAATCCTCGTCTACACCCACCATCTAACCCCAAAATCCCTAGGCCCGGTGGTGCGAACAGCCCCAAATGACCTGTCCTTTAACACGGCCCAATCATGGAAAGACATATACGGTTCCAGACCGGGCCACAAGACTTTCGTCAAAAGTGCCTTCTACGACGGGGGAAGTTTTGCCAGCCGGGGCGTCGGTTCCATTGTCAGCGAACGCAATGTCGACGCCCACGTGCAGATGCGCCGCTATCTGTCGCATGCGTTTTCTGATCGGTCGCTCGCGGAGCAAGAAGATATTATTGCGCGAACCATGGATATTTGGGTCGAAAGCTTGCTCAAAAAGGGGTCGCGCAAAGAGGGGTTTGAGATGGGGAAGAGTTTCGAGATTATGACGTTCGACATTATTGGCGAACTGGCGTTTGGGGAGAACTTCAAAGGTGTTGAGACTGGTATGTCAGgctttttttgtcttttttttttcttttttcggtTGATCAAATGTTGCTGTTTCTGCTCATGACACGGCATGTAACTAGGTGTTGAACATCCCTGGATCGCCACCCATCTCGGAGCTCTGAATCAAGGAGCCCTGGCCGACACCTTGAAGCGCTTCCCGACACTCGCCTGGCTTGCTCAGGGGCTGCTGCAGAAGAAAATCTGGGAACTCACCGAGGACACAAAGAAAAATGAGAATTTTGCCATTGATATGATCAACAGGTGAGTCATGCTCCGTGAAAGAAAACACAAAGCTGCGGCGCCTGTGAGGACTGATGTTCAAGACAGACGAATCCACCGCGATGAGCTTTCGCGCAAAGACTTCATGACGCACATCCTACAGAAGCGGGATTCTGCCCAGGTGTCGGACCTACAGCTAGCAGCGCACGCTTCTGACTTTGCCCTGGCTGGAAGCGAGACCACGGGCACTGCCTTGTCAGCCATCATGTACTATTTGCTGCGAACTCCCCAGGTCATGCTCAAGCTTCAAAAGGAGATCCGAGGCAGTTTCAAGACATATAGTGAGATATGTTTCAGGTCAACGATTGGCTTGCCATATCTGGACGCTGTTATTCTCGAGGGGCTCAGAATGTACCCCCCAGTACCGCTTGGTCTGCCCCGTGTGGTGCCGGATGGAGGCGACACGGTCGACGGACATTTTCTGTCAGCTGGGGTCAGTGTATATCCTGTCGTTGAGGGGAAAAGCACTAAGCATAATAATATCAGGTCGTTGTTTACACCCATCCAGTTGCGGCAAGCTTGAGCTCGGCAAATTTCAAGGATCCTCAGGCTTTTAAACCTGACAGGTGGCTTGACGAGCACCAAGGAGATATACGAGAAGCGTCTCAAGTGAGctagctacctaccttggtGATTGAAAACCGAAGACAAAATGAATTGACTGACGACTTATCTTCCATCCAGCCATTCTCACTAGGCACTCGTGCTTGCATGGGAAGAAAGTACGCAACAACCTCACATACCTTAGGTACCTATTATGCTGACAATGCTAACAAACATCTTTTAGCCTTGGGCACATGGAGATGCGAACAGCGCTGGCCAAAGTGCTCTGGAAGTATGATCTGGAATTGGTGAATACGTCTCTGGACTGGCATCGCGACTCAGAGATGCATACTCTCTGGTGCAAACCGGCACTCTGGGTCAGGTTACGAGTGCTTAAAGAGTAGGCAAGCACCTGAGCAAGCAACAAGCGTGCCATACCCAAGATATATCATAGAGACCGACCCCTTTCCAatcgaggttgttggacaTGAACCCTTCAAAGAGCTTCATGAAACTGGGACGAAATAGTAGAGTAGGTGGAACTATGCCTATATCTCCGAGGACGTCAACTCTTAGCGTCTCTGAagggtgtttttttttttcgttctCATAGGTGGAATAAATTTGCCTCTGCGTTTCTTGATCCCTCGACCGTCCCATGAATCTTGTCTCTCTCTGCCCCTCACCCTTGATTCGGGGTTTTGCTGAACACAAGGTAATGATCTTGTCGAAAACTTGTGTTTGCGACCCTGAAGAACAAAATATCTAACCTGTGGGCAGGGCAAGGCCCTGACAGCAACCAACCTGCCTGCCCCACACCTGGCACTAACTAGGTATCTATCCTTCCATAACTCTTCGTCTCAAAATCCAGCCCCTCTTCCTGGACAGGTACTTTATCCACATAGCTCCATGTTGGAATAGCCACAATTCACTCAAACATTGAAGTAGCACCTCATGCTGCCCGAGTTCTGGTTGAAGGCCGTGCAAGAGTACGAGCCACTGGCGCCCACGCTCTGCTTCTCGTCTCTGCAGTTGTCGTCGGAATAAATGCTGCAAGTGGTTGACTTGTTGCCGTCGCGGGTCAGCCCGACCGAACGGAAGGAGCTGCCGAGCTTGATGCAAGGGCTGACGCCGCGGAAGTCTTCGTGAGAACCACTGTGGGGGCACTTGCAGTTGCTGAGCAATTGTCAGTACTGTGACTCTCGAGAGCCAAAGGATGGCACTTACCCGCAAGTGTGCCACCAGACGCTGCCGTTGGCGGCCACGGTGAGGCAGCTGGCAgctgcgaggaggaggtactTGGCGCTGACCATGTTGGCAAGGGTGAGTTGATTGTGAAAGGCTGAGGAGACAAGATTGATGAGAGTGTTGATGGAGAGAGTTAGAAAGACGGACAAAAGCTGGCGAGTCGATGTATTTTATAGGTATTTGCCCGACTTTCGGAATGCT
This window of the Podospora pseudoanserina strain CBS 124.78 chromosome 3, whole genome shotgun sequence genome carries:
- a CDS encoding hypothetical protein (EggNog:ENOG503Q40K; COG:Q) gives rise to the protein MSTSIPFPSSLVPCTAPLVTQQIPHCLWFLGGRQPYKILELHNRYGPVVRTAPNDLSFNTAQSWKDIYGSRPGHKTFVKSAFYDGGSFASRGVGSIVSERNVDAHVQMRRYLSHAFSDRSLAEQEDIIARTMDIWVESLLKKGSRKEGFEMGKSFEIMTFDIIGELAFGENFKGVEHPWIATHLGALNQGALADTLKRFPTLAWLAQGLLQKKIWELTEDTKKNENFAIDMINRRIHRDELSRKDFMTHILQKRDSAQVSDLQLAAHASDFALAGSETTGTALSAIMYYLLRTPQVMLKLQKEIRGSFKTYSEICFRSTIGLPYLDAVILEGLRMYPPVPLGLPRVVPDGGDTVDGHFLSAGVSVYPVVEGKSTKHNNIRSLFTPIQLRQA
- a CDS encoding hypothetical protein (EggNog:ENOG503PWZR), which gives rise to MVSAKYLLLAAASCLTVAANGSVWWHTCGGSHEDFRGVSPCIKLGSSFRSVGLTRDGNKSTTCSIYSDDNCRDEKQSVGASGSYSCTAFNQNSGSMRCYFNV